One genomic region from Streptomyces sp. NBC_01431 encodes:
- a CDS encoding M1 family aminopeptidase, with protein MRSTPHKALAATASAVAALAAVSLPATPAAAAQEQAPRAAACSPAQLVSNGGFESGTSPWSQSSSGVITNRAGQSAHSGSSFAWLNGVGSTHTDTLSQSVTIPSGCSTATLTFWLHIDTDETTSSTAYDKLTAKIGSTTLATYSNLDENTGYAQKSFDVSGFAGQTVTIGFTGTEDSSLQTSFVVDDVALNTSGGSTPPGDSTRTPAAPSYNVSLSSNADGTGWTGHESVTFTNASSTALSEVYLRLWDNYHGTCSAMPITVGNLTGGTAGNLSVGCTALEVGLPTPLAQGQSATIGFDLGITVPSGADRFGSDGAFSFIGNALPVLAVKDGAGWHLDPYTNNGESFYSLAADFKVALDHPSSLLIPATGISADTPGSSGRTITTATASKVRDFAWAAGPFSKISGTSAAGTPVNVYSVSGISSASAQSMLTTAKSAVDAHAARFGAYPYGELDAVLDNNFWFGGMEYPGFVLDLVSTTALTHEIGHQWWYGIVGDDEYNSPWLDEAFTDYATDLALNKTGANCWSSVSWASSSEKITNSMAYWDANSSRYSTVVYDYGKCALHDLRRVLGDSVMAKLLKDYAISHWYGVSTTAEFKAAAQAATATDLTSFWTQHRIDG; from the coding sequence GTGAGATCCACCCCCCACAAGGCCCTCGCCGCGACCGCGAGTGCCGTCGCCGCGTTGGCCGCCGTCTCCCTCCCCGCCACCCCGGCGGCGGCCGCACAGGAGCAGGCCCCGCGCGCCGCAGCCTGCTCCCCGGCCCAGCTGGTTTCCAACGGCGGCTTCGAGAGCGGCACTTCGCCCTGGAGCCAGTCGTCGAGCGGTGTGATCACCAACCGCGCCGGACAGAGCGCCCACAGCGGCAGCAGCTTCGCCTGGCTCAACGGCGTCGGAAGCACGCACACCGACACCCTCTCCCAGAGCGTCACCATCCCGTCCGGGTGCAGCACCGCCACACTCACCTTCTGGCTGCACATCGACACCGACGAGACGACGTCGTCCACCGCGTACGACAAGCTGACGGCGAAGATCGGCAGTACGACGCTGGCCACGTACTCAAACCTCGACGAGAACACCGGTTACGCACAGAAGTCGTTCGACGTGTCGGGGTTCGCCGGGCAGACCGTGACCATCGGCTTCACCGGCACGGAGGACTCCAGCCTCCAGACGAGCTTCGTCGTGGACGACGTCGCCCTGAACACCTCCGGCGGCTCGACCCCGCCCGGCGATTCCACCCGCACCCCGGCCGCACCCTCGTACAACGTCAGTCTCAGCAGCAACGCGGACGGCACCGGGTGGACCGGGCACGAGAGCGTGACCTTCACCAACGCCTCGTCCACTGCGCTCAGCGAGGTCTACCTGAGGCTGTGGGACAACTACCACGGCACCTGCTCCGCCATGCCGATCACGGTCGGCAACCTCACCGGAGGCACCGCGGGCAACCTCTCGGTGGGCTGCACGGCTCTCGAAGTCGGCCTGCCAACGCCGCTGGCCCAGGGTCAGTCCGCCACCATCGGCTTCGACCTGGGCATCACCGTGCCCAGCGGCGCCGACCGTTTCGGGTCCGACGGGGCCTTCAGCTTCATCGGCAACGCCCTGCCGGTCCTCGCGGTCAAGGACGGAGCGGGCTGGCACCTCGACCCGTACACGAACAACGGCGAGTCCTTCTACTCCCTGGCCGCCGACTTCAAGGTCGCCCTCGACCACCCGAGCAGCCTGCTGATACCGGCCACCGGCATCTCGGCCGACACCCCCGGGTCCAGTGGCCGCACCATCACCACCGCCACTGCCTCCAAGGTCCGTGACTTCGCCTGGGCGGCCGGCCCCTTCAGCAAGATCTCCGGCACCTCCGCGGCCGGCACCCCGGTCAACGTCTACTCCGTCTCGGGCATCAGCTCGGCCAGCGCCCAGTCGATGCTCACCACGGCGAAGTCGGCCGTGGATGCCCACGCGGCCAGGTTCGGCGCCTACCCGTACGGTGAGCTGGACGCCGTACTCGACAACAACTTCTGGTTCGGCGGCATGGAGTACCCCGGGTTCGTCCTCGATCTGGTCAGTACCACGGCCCTCACCCATGAGATCGGGCACCAGTGGTGGTACGGCATCGTCGGCGACGACGAGTACAACAGCCCCTGGCTGGACGAGGCGTTCACCGACTACGCCACCGACCTGGCGCTGAACAAGACCGGCGCCAACTGCTGGAGCAGCGTCTCCTGGGCCTCCAGCAGCGAGAAGATCACCAACTCGATGGCCTACTGGGACGCCAACTCCTCCCGCTACTCGACCGTCGTCTACGACTACGGCAAGTGCGCCCTGCACGACCTGCGACGCGTTCTCGGTGACAGCGTCATGGCCAAACTGCTGAAGGACTACGCCATTTCGCACTGGTACGGCGTCTCGACGACGGCCGAGTTCAAGGCAGCCGCCCAGGCCGCGACGGCCACCGACCTGACCTCGTTCTGGACCCAGCACCGCATCGACGGCTGA